In Fibrobacter succinogenes, a single genomic region encodes these proteins:
- a CDS encoding glycoside hydrolase family 11 protein → MKRKIFGLGIALTMGLAANAYANRCPNAWPAEGENYASGTIDSTNYSYEVWRDGYTASLTCYDDGGYKVYSKGADAIVRFGPKFDEPKNFDQHGNFAADYKFKTKGGGFGTDFYLVGIQGNTTEPKTEFYIVDYWFYEDADTTAFGTRMGEFTVDGDTYDIWQNTANKEPRVQGDMSFKQYFSIRRTKRDSGYIDITAHFKKWEELGLKMGKITDVMALVEGSKGKGYTSYLTIDYFNITETADSSGGTTPILKRASLPLLKGNARVFDMQGRYLGTGEQKFSPAIKTVKKR, encoded by the coding sequence CTAACGCATGGCCCGCGGAGGGTGAAAACTACGCCTCAGGTACGATAGACAGTACAAACTACAGTTACGAAGTCTGGCGCGATGGCTACACAGCGTCTTTGACGTGCTACGATGATGGCGGCTACAAAGTTTACTCCAAGGGTGCGGACGCTATCGTGCGTTTCGGGCCCAAGTTTGACGAGCCCAAAAACTTCGACCAGCATGGCAACTTTGCGGCGGACTACAAGTTCAAAACAAAAGGCGGCGGCTTCGGCACAGACTTTTATCTGGTCGGCATCCAGGGCAACACCACCGAGCCGAAAACTGAATTCTACATCGTAGACTACTGGTTCTATGAAGACGCCGACACAACAGCCTTCGGAACCAGGATGGGCGAATTCACTGTCGATGGCGACACCTACGACATCTGGCAGAACACCGCCAACAAGGAACCGAGAGTCCAGGGCGACATGTCGTTCAAACAGTATTTCAGCATTCGACGCACCAAGCGCGATAGCGGGTACATCGACATTACCGCCCACTTCAAGAAGTGGGAAGAACTCGGACTCAAGATGGGCAAGATAACCGATGTCATGGCGCTTGTGGAAGGATCTAAGGGAAAGGGTTACACCAGCTATCTCACTATAGACTATTTCAACATCACCGAAACAGCAGACAGTTCGGGCGGAACGACCCCCATTTTAAAACGCGCCAGCCTGCCGCTCCTAAAGGGCAACGCCCGCGTGTTCGATATGCAGGGCCGCTACCTCGGCACCGGCGAACAGAAGTTCAGCCCCGCCATCAAGACCGTAAAGAAGCGGTAA